A window of the Lactuca sativa cultivar Salinas chromosome 5, Lsat_Salinas_v11, whole genome shotgun sequence genome harbors these coding sequences:
- the LOC111879692 gene encoding floral homeotic protein PMADS 1 produces the protein MARGKIQIKKIENSTNRQVTYSKRRNGLFKKASELTVLCDAKVSIIMVSCTDKLHEYISPSITMKQFFDQYQKATGIDLWNSHYQKMQEELRQQKEGNRNLRKQIRQRLGDCLEDLNFEELLALEKDSQEAVYIIRERKLKVIGNKVETSKKKVRSAQDVYKKLMHEFDLRGEDPQYGMIEDGLEYENVYGYPQISPPNILTLRLQSEHPNNLHIVPGGANASDMTTYGLLG, from the exons ATGGCGAGAGGAAAGATCCAGATAAAGAAGATAGAGAATTCGACAAACAGGCAGGTGACGTATTCCAAGAGGAGAAACGGATTGTTTAAGAAGGCGAGTGAACTCACTGTGCTGTGCGATGCAAAGGTGTCGATTATCATGGTTTCATGTACTGATAAGCTTCATGAATACATCAGTCCTTCTATTAC GATGAAGCAGTTCTTCGATCAGTATCAGAAGGCAACAGGAATCGATCTCTGGAACTCTCATTATCAG AAAATGCAAGAGGAACTGAGACAGCAAAAAGAGGGAAACAGAAATCTTAGGAAGCAAATTAG GCAAAGATTGGGTGATTGCTTGGAAGATCTAAACTTTGAAGAATTGCTTGCGCTTGAAAAAGATTCACAAGAGGCTGTCTACATTATTCGTGAACGCAAG CTCAAAGTCATTGGTAATAAAGTGGAGACTTCCAAAAAGAAG GTGAGAAGTGCCCAAGATGTATACAAGAAACTCATGCATGAATTT GATTTAAGAGGAGAGGATCCACAATATGGGATGATAGAAGATGGGTTGGAGTACGAAAATGTCTATGGATACCCACAAATATCTCCACCAAACATCCTAACTCTACGATTACAGTCAGAGCATCCCAACAACCTTCATATCGTACCCGGTGGAGCTAATGCATCCGACATGACCACTTATGGTTTGCTTGGGTAG